The following DNA comes from Candidatus Methylacidiphilum fumarolicum.
CAGCGCTAGGCAAAGTTTTTTTCACAGGGGATCCAAGAAAAGCAGCCGTTTTGAAACTCGCCTTGAATCAACTTATTATTTCTTCTATTATTGCCTTTTCTACAAGCTTCTCAATGATCTTAAAAGAAAGGATCGATCCTGAGCTATATATGGAGATCTTGCGAAAAAGTAGTCTTTATTGTGCTACTTTCGATAAAAAACTGCCTAGAATTCTAAACAAAGATTATTCTTCAGCTAATTTTACTTTAAAGCTGCTCTTAAAAGACTTAACATTATGCTTGAAAGAAACAGAAAAACTTTCGATCCAATCGGAGCCTTTAAAAGCCTACGAAAAGCTTATCCGCATGGCTATCGAGCAAGGTTTTGAAAATAACGATTATTCTTCTGTTTTCGAAGCCATTTCTCAAACCCTATGAATAATAAATCTATGGAAATTCTAATAGAAAAAAATCCGACCCAGCAGAGGCTAAAGGAACTTGGAGTCAGTCACTGGCCGATATGGGAAAAAGATGTTTCCAAATTCGACTGGCAATATCCAGAAAAAGAAATTTGTTATCTATTGGAAGGAGAAGCAATAATTTCCAGCCCAAAAAATAAACCAATTCGAATTGTTAAAGGAGATCTGGTCATTTTTCCCAAAGATCTCTCTTGTCAGTGGGAAATAGTAAAAAAAGTAAAAAAACATTATCAAATCGGTTAGCTTCGATAGATTTTTTCTTAAAGTTGAGTATATAAAAACATCGAAGAGTTTTTTCATAATCGATCTTCAGGCCCCATCATCTAGTCGGTTAGGATACGGCCCTCTCAAGGCCGGTGGACGGGTTCGAATCCCGTTGGGGCTATTTTTTTCCTAACCAACTAATCAAGGAGAGGAAAAAGAAGGGAAAAAGTGCTTCCTTGCCCTAAGGTGGAATGGACTTCTACTTTCCCTCTGTGATTTTCCATAATTTTTTGGACAATCGCCAATCCTAGGCCAGTTCCCTCCTTTTTCCTTGTGAGAAAAGGAACGAAAATGTCTTCAATTTCTGCTTGGGTCATTCCAGAACCTGTATCCTTTACTCTGATGGCCAAGTAGGGTTCGGCATCGTCATGTTGAATGTCAGCTATAATTTCCAACATGCCTCCTTCTCCCATTGCTTGAATCGCATTGAGGATAAGATTGAGCACAGCCTGTTCGACTTGCGCTCTATCCGCCTTTAGGTTAGGGAGCATGGGAGATATTTTGGTCTGCACCTCAATTCTCTGGCCAGCCAGTTTATGCCGTGAAAGAAGGAGGACATCATCGATGATGTCTTCCACCTTCATTGCTTCCAAGGTAGGCTCTGTGGACCTTCCAATCACAAGAACTTGATCTACAATCCGATTTAGTTGGCTCATCTTTTTTTCGAGGACCTCCAGATCCCTCTGAGAAACTGGGTCTTCCTTGATCCTCATTTTAAGACTATGTAGAAGCATATGGATGACGGTCAGAGGATTTCTTATTTCATGAGCGATTTCAGCAGCGAGAAGTCCCAAGGAAAGCAATCTTTCTCCCTCTCTCAGGTTCTCTTCGGTTTGAACAATTCTCTCTAAAAGCCTAGCCTTAGCTAGGGCCACTGCTGAAAGATCAGCTAGGGTTTGGAGAAGTTGAATTTGACTGTTTGAAAAGCGATGAGGGGTGGAGGTAAAAATGGCAAGAAGCCCTTGACACTCTTTACCGAATACCAAAGGGACGGCTAAAAATGAGACCATTTTATTTTCTAAAGCAAACTCCGGACAATGCATCAAAGATTCTTCATGGATATCCTGAATAGCTAATGGCTTGCATTTTTTAACGACGACTCCAAATATCGATTCGCTTAAAGAAATGACCATCTTCTCTTTTTTTATGTCTTCCTTATTGCTGTCATAGGATGCAATGAGAAGGAGCTCTGACTTTTCCCGATTCAGCAAAAACAGCTTACCCTTATTGGCGTCCATAAAAAAGACCGCATTACGGACCACTCCTTCTAAGGTTTTTTCTAAGTCTTCTTGAGAAACGATCGTTCGTCCTATTTCAATCAAGGTAGAAAGCTGCTTGGCCTGTTGACGCAATTTATCGATTTCCCAGGCATAAGAAAGCCATTGCGCTGCTTCAGAAGCAATGGTTTCTAATTGCTTTTCGTGTTGTGGCTTATAATGACTTTTTTCATGGCTATCCACATTTAGCACGCCTACGATGGTGGATTGCCACTCAATCGGCACCGCCAGCTCGGAACGTATCCTTGGATCAATGGAAACATAACGCCAATCCTTTGAAACATCGTCAATCCGAAGTGTCTTTCCAGAAGTCGCTACCCAGCCCGTAATCCCTTCCCCCACCCTAAGTTTGGTCTTTTTAGCTCTTCGCTTGAGCCCAAAGCTTGCTTCGATATCAAGAAAACCTGTATTTGGATTGAATAAGACAAAGGAGCCACTGTCGGATTGGGTGATGTCAATGGCTATTTTTAAAAAATGCCGGATAACACCTTGAACAGTAAGCAGTCGTTTGATTTTGTTTATGGACAACAGACCAGCTTTTTTGGCTGTAAAGACGTTGTTTTTATCCTCAGATGCACTTTTCATGACTTTCCAGAACTAAATTCCGGCAGCCTTTCGAATATTCCTTAAAATTTCCTTTATCTCTTCATCCTTAATTATTTTTTCCCCATTTTTATTTAATACATAAAACGTATCCAAAGCGGCACCTTTTTCGGTAGCGATTCGAGCTGAAACAATTTCTATTCCCAACTCTAAAAGCGCATTAGAGATCCTGTACAGAAGAGCCGGTTTATCAGGAGTTTGAATATCAAGGATAGTGTATTTTTTAGAGGAATCCTGATCGAAAGTAATGGAGGTAGGAAATTCTCCTTCATAATCCTCTTTGATAATGGTCTTGTTTTTAGCAAGCTGCTCAGTTATATCAAAAGATTCGCTAATGAATGCCTTTTCAAGGATTTTACAAAAAGCATTTTTGTACTGCTCTTTAGAAGCAAACTCCTTGTTCGAAGTGCACACTTTAAAAACATCGAGAACAATCCCATCGTTGCGCGTATGGATATCAGCAGTTAAAATGGAAAGACCAAGAACAGAAAAACTGCCACAGATCCTAGAAAAAACTCCTAACCTATCCCATGTGACAATAATGACTTCAGAATGATCCAATTCGGGTTTATCGATCCACTTCACCACCGGTGCTAATACATTGGAACTGGAGTCAATCTGATTCATAAAGAAACGGTGAATGAGCTCGATATGAATAGAGATGGCTTCTTCGGAAAAAGTTTGAAAATACCGTAAAGGAAGATTATTAAAATGCGCTTCAACTTCTTCCTCGTCGATTCGAGAAGAAAGCCTTGCCTTCGTTTTTTCTTTTATCTGCTCGATAGATTTTCTCCTCTCGAAAATAAACTCTTCTCTGTTAGCCAATGCTCGTGAGGTTTGATGATATAGCTCCCACAAAAGAAGATTTTTCCAGCTTGTCCAATTTTTGGATTCTCCTGTTCCTTCTTGATCCGCAAACGTTAATAATAGGAGCATATCCAATCTTTGCTGAGAGCCGACTCGCCGGGCAAAATCTAAAATTGTTTCCTCATCCTCAAGATTTCGTCTGACGGCTATCTGTCCCATCAAAAGATGTTGATCCACCAAAAAAACAAGATCGGAAAGCTCTTCGGCAGACAATCTGAGCCGTTTGGCTGCATTCATGGCATTGACCGCACTCAGTTCTTCATGATGCTTTCTTCGATTGGCTGCCCTGCCTGTATCGTGTAAAAGAATTGCCAAATAGAGGATGAAAGGATTCTGCAATTGATGAAATAAAGAGGCAAAGTTTTTATAAGGGGCTTCTTTTGCTCCAAGTAGTGCATCGATAACTTCGATAGCTTTCAGGGTATGCTCATCAGCCGTATACCTATGAAAGAACTCATGTTGGACAAG
Coding sequences within:
- a CDS encoding GAF domain-containing protein → MKSASEDKNNVFTAKKAGLLSINKIKRLLTVQGVIRHFLKIAIDITQSDSGSFVLFNPNTGFLDIEASFGLKRRAKKTKLRVGEGITGWVATSGKTLRIDDVSKDWRYVSIDPRIRSELAVPIEWQSTIVGVLNVDSHEKSHYKPQHEKQLETIASEAAQWLSYAWEIDKLRQQAKQLSTLIEIGRTIVSQEDLEKTLEGVVRNAVFFMDANKGKLFLLNREKSELLLIASYDSNKEDIKKEKMVISLSESIFGVVVKKCKPLAIQDIHEESLMHCPEFALENKMVSFLAVPLVFGKECQGLLAIFTSTPHRFSNSQIQLLQTLADLSAVALAKARLLERIVQTEENLREGERLLSLGLLAAEIAHEIRNPLTVIHMLLHSLKMRIKEDPVSQRDLEVLEKKMSQLNRIVDQVLVIGRSTEPTLEAMKVEDIIDDVLLLSRHKLAGQRIEVQTKISPMLPNLKADRAQVEQAVLNLILNAIQAMGEGGMLEIIADIQHDDAEPYLAIRVKDTGSGMTQAEIEDIFVPFLTRKKEGTGLGLAIVQKIMENHRGKVEVHSTLGQGSTFSLLFPLLD
- a CDS encoding cupin domain-containing protein, which translates into the protein MNNKSMEILIEKNPTQQRLKELGVSHWPIWEKDVSKFDWQYPEKEICYLLEGEAIISSPKNKPIRIVKGDLVIFPKDLSCQWEIVKKVKKHYQIG